A segment of the Pongo abelii isolate AG06213 chromosome 16, NHGRI_mPonAbe1-v2.0_pri, whole genome shotgun sequence genome:
TGAAACAATAACCCTTCCATAAGTTTGAAGAATTAaaggcaggccgggcatggtggctcacacctgtaatcccagcactttgggaggccaaggtggtggcacacgcctgtaatcccagctgctcgggaggctgagacaggagaatcacttgaacctgggaggcagaggttgcagtgagccgagatcgtgccactgcactccagcctgggtgacagaatgagactccatctcaaaaaaagaaagaattaaaggtAAATTCTTAGGGACAGTTTTTGGCTAACAGGTATATAGGGGAGTGGCGTAATGGTGGTGGCATGGAGAGGAATATAGTGTTTACCATGGTTTTCTGTTTGCCTTTAATGGTCCTATTTGCTGTCTTACTATGGGTCTGTCTATATGAATTTAATATATGGTTGGCTTGATTCATATTGGGGGAAAGAGTTCTTTTGGTTTGACAACTTCTGTTACCCCAACAGCTTTCAAGATGTTAGAAAGTTCAAGCCAGAAGTTTCTTCAGGGTTTGGTCTATCTCATTGGGAACCTGATGGGTTTGGCATTGGCTGTTTACAAGTGCCAGTCCATGGGACTGTTACCTACACATGCATCGGATTGGTTAGCCTTCATTGAGCCCCCTGAGGTAAGGCAAAAGAAAAGCTGAATTTTGGGTAGTTGTAGTATACAGTGAATAGC
Coding sequences within it:
- the EMC4 gene encoding ER membrane protein complex subunit 4 isoform X2; its protein translation is MNLFIMYMAGNTISIFPTMMVCMMAWRPIQALMAISATFKMLESSSQKFLQGLVYLIGNLMGLALAVYKCQSMGLLPTHASDWLAFIEPPERMEFSGGGLLL